From a region of the uncultured Desulfatiglans sp. genome:
- a CDS encoding DNA methyltransferase, with amino-acid sequence MAQLEHIEAIEKRLWSAADTLRANSNYASNEYFLPVMGLVFLRHAYSRFLGVKDVIEANLPTRGGKTRPLTKEDFSQKSAIFLQPKAQFDTLVALPDSTDRTKAIIDAMESIEADYENLRGVLPKSEYQELDNAVLGQLLRTLNPEELKRVSGDVFGRIYEYFLTQFADQKAHDGGEFFTPVSLVSLIANVIEPAGGTVLDPACGSGGMFVQSARVVERRHENPTEKLTFYGLEKNATTIRLAKMNLAVHGLEGDIQKSITYYEDPHELLRKADFVMANPPFNVDEIDADKVKSDPRLPFGLPGVNKKGKVSNGNYVWISYFYSYLNEQGRAGFVMSSQASSAGRDEAKVRQKLVETGDVDVMVAIRSNFFYTRTVPCELWFLNRAKPEAYRDKVLMIDARNIYRKVTRKIFDFSPEQEQNLLAIVWLYRGETARYLDLVAGYCQRMLAEGAACFTMEDDESKTVEPLPDFIAALATLRGSIEPFLKTLAKDAPHLEPLKELDDAIPLFKADVETFRKNVSEQQAAWGEQKTTNGELKKAVDRLATLAETSRDLVKQTDLLYKLACRLIETCENECNARENDAWAGRDITRARKVADEVRALAVEQLKQVRYFWKQAHWLTERFPEAKLRDVEGLVKLVDRAEIEANDWSLTPGRYVGVAPEEEDEDFDFEEVLRDIHVELEDLNAEAVQLAATIKKNFEELGV; translated from the coding sequence ATGGCCCAGCTTGAACACATCGAAGCCATTGAAAAGCGGCTGTGGAGCGCGGCGGACACCCTGCGGGCCAACTCCAACTATGCCAGCAATGAATATTTCCTGCCGGTCATGGGCCTGGTTTTTCTCCGCCATGCCTACAGCCGTTTCCTTGGTGTCAAGGACGTTATCGAAGCCAACCTTCCCACGCGTGGCGGCAAGACCCGACCTCTGACCAAGGAAGATTTCTCACAGAAGAGCGCCATCTTCCTGCAGCCCAAGGCCCAGTTCGACACCCTGGTGGCCCTGCCCGACAGCACTGACCGCACCAAGGCGATCATCGACGCCATGGAGTCCATCGAGGCCGACTACGAGAACCTGCGCGGCGTGCTGCCCAAGAGCGAATATCAGGAGCTCGACAACGCCGTGCTCGGCCAGCTGCTGCGCACCCTCAACCCCGAGGAGCTCAAGCGCGTCTCCGGGGATGTCTTCGGCCGCATCTACGAATACTTCCTGACTCAGTTCGCTGACCAGAAGGCCCACGACGGCGGCGAGTTCTTCACCCCGGTGTCGCTGGTCTCGCTGATTGCCAACGTCATCGAACCGGCGGGTGGCACGGTGCTCGACCCGGCCTGCGGCTCGGGCGGCATGTTCGTGCAAAGCGCCCGGGTGGTCGAGCGGCGGCACGAGAACCCCACCGAGAAGCTCACCTTCTACGGCCTGGAAAAGAACGCCACCACCATCCGCCTGGCCAAGATGAACCTGGCGGTGCACGGCCTGGAAGGCGACATCCAGAAATCGATCACCTACTACGAAGACCCCCACGAGCTGCTGCGCAAGGCCGACTTCGTCATGGCCAATCCGCCCTTCAACGTCGACGAGATCGACGCCGACAAGGTCAAGAGCGACCCGCGTCTGCCCTTCGGCCTGCCCGGCGTCAACAAGAAGGGCAAGGTCAGCAACGGCAACTACGTCTGGATCAGCTATTTCTACAGCTACCTGAACGAACAGGGCCGGGCCGGATTCGTCATGTCGTCCCAGGCCTCCAGCGCCGGGCGCGACGAGGCCAAGGTGCGCCAGAAGCTGGTGGAGACCGGCGACGTGGATGTCATGGTCGCCATCCGCTCCAACTTCTTCTACACCCGCACCGTCCCCTGCGAGCTCTGGTTCCTCAATCGCGCCAAGCCGGAAGCGTACCGCGACAAGGTGCTGATGATCGACGCCCGCAACATTTATCGAAAAGTCACTCGCAAGATTTTCGATTTTTCCCCCGAGCAGGAGCAGAACCTGCTGGCCATCGTCTGGCTCTACCGGGGCGAAACCGCGCGCTATCTCGACCTGGTGGCGGGCTACTGCCAGCGCATGCTGGCCGAGGGCGCGGCCTGTTTCACGATGGAAGATGACGAGAGCAAAACGGTCGAGCCGCTGCCGGACTTCATCGCTGCGCTGGCGACCCTGCGTGGCAGTATTGAACCCTTCCTCAAGACCCTGGCCAAGGACGCGCCCCACCTTGAACCGCTGAAGGAACTGGATGACGCCATTCCGCTGTTCAAGGCGGATGTGGAGACGTTCCGGAAAAACGTCAGCGAGCAGCAGGCGGCATGGGGAGAACAGAAAACCACCAACGGTGAACTCAAGAAAGCCGTGGACCGCCTCGCGACCCTGGCCGAGACCAGCCGCGATCTGGTCAAGCAGACCGACCTGCTCTACAAGCTCGCCTGCCGCTTGATCGAGACCTGCGAAAATGAGTGCAACGCCCGTGAAAACGACGCCTGGGCGGGCCGCGACATCACCCGCGCCCGCAAGGTCGCAGATGAAGTACGCGCCCTGGCCGTGGAACAGCTCAAGCAGGTGCGCTATTTCTGGAAACAGGCCCACTGGCTCACCGAACGCTTCCCCGAGGCGAAACTGCGCGATGTGGAAGGGCTGGTCAAGTTGGTGGACCGGGCCGAGATCGAGGCCAACGACTGGAGCCTCACCCCCGGCCGCTATGTCGGCGTCGCGCCGGAAGAAGAGGACGAGGATTTTGATTTCGAGGAGGTCCTGCGCGATATCCATGTGGAGTTGGAGGACCTGAACGCCGAGGCGGTGCAACTGGCTGCGACGATCAAGAAGAACTTTGAGGAGCTGGGGGTATGA
- a CDS encoding conserved membrane hypothetical protein (Evidence 4 : Unknown function but conserved in other organisms), whose amino-acid sequence MKMNISTWIMLLLTCALALSAYMKDPALVPEGLKAGGKLFWDILPAMVLAFIAAGLVSVLLPRDLMSRWLGEDSGLRGLIIATLAGALTPGGPFVQFPIVAVLLKAGAGVAPLMAYITAWSILGLNRILVYEIPMLGWRLSIARIAASLVFPMIIGLFTRFIWTRM is encoded by the coding sequence ATGAAGATGAATATAAGCACCTGGATCATGCTGTTGCTGACTTGTGCCCTTGCCTTATCGGCCTACATGAAAGATCCGGCACTAGTGCCGGAGGGATTGAAGGCCGGAGGAAAACTCTTCTGGGATATCCTGCCCGCGATGGTCCTTGCCTTTATCGCGGCGGGATTAGTCAGCGTCCTCCTTCCCCGGGACCTCATGAGCCGATGGCTGGGGGAAGACTCGGGCCTTCGCGGCCTGATCATCGCCACCCTGGCCGGGGCCCTTACCCCGGGAGGACCCTTTGTCCAGTTTCCCATCGTGGCGGTGCTCCTTAAGGCTGGAGCCGGAGTGGCTCCGCTGATGGCCTATATCACGGCCTGGTCCATTTTGGGTCTCAATCGTATTCTCGTTTACGAAATACCCATGTTGGGCTGGAGATTATCCATAGCCCGGATCGCCGCCAGCCTGGTGTTCCCGATGATTATCGGTCTGTTTACCAGATTCATATGGACGCGAATGTAG
- the nADH gene encoding Flavin oxidoreductase/NADH oxidase NADH: MAVESMLFSPLRINGLALKNRIMMTPLYLGYAHPDGTVSPLLLDHYREMAASGAAAIVVEHTAVDPSGLGSPFMLRIDDDRYIQGLSRLARAIQDEGAIAFLQLNHPGRYAYTPQRLAPSPVKTGDVVPKEMTQKDIEQVVRAFAAGAGRVKEAGFDGVEIHGGTGYLIVQFLSPRTNHRTDRYGGPLENRMRFPLEVVDAVVEAVGEDYPVGYRFLADEGLPEGLHPEQTAIFATELENRRIAYLSVMAGIYDAFSLPEYRQREKEEAYMAHFAAEIKKAVSGTPVVTAGRIQSPEIAERILKEGTADLIGLARVLFADPLWPQKAQGVVPGPIVACEPTCSLCMQRTMKGKPAFCSQWDKKRREAFLERVGEGSGGKISGQMAP, translated from the coding sequence ATGGCAGTCGAATCCATGCTTTTCAGCCCGCTGCGTATAAACGGACTTGCCTTGAAAAACCGGATCATGATGACGCCCCTTTATCTCGGATATGCGCATCCGGACGGCACGGTCAGTCCCTTGCTGCTGGACCACTACAGGGAAATGGCCGCCTCCGGGGCCGCGGCGATCGTGGTGGAGCACACCGCGGTCGATCCATCCGGGCTGGGCTCCCCATTCATGCTGCGGATCGATGACGATCGGTACATTCAGGGGCTTTCAAGGCTTGCAAGGGCCATTCAGGACGAGGGCGCCATCGCCTTTCTTCAGCTCAATCACCCCGGACGGTATGCCTATACCCCTCAAAGGTTGGCCCCCTCGCCTGTAAAGACAGGCGATGTGGTCCCGAAGGAGATGACGCAAAAGGACATAGAGCAGGTTGTCAGGGCCTTTGCGGCAGGCGCCGGGCGGGTCAAAGAGGCGGGTTTCGACGGGGTGGAGATCCATGGCGGCACCGGGTATCTGATCGTCCAGTTCCTCTCTCCCAGGACCAATCACCGCACGGATCGATACGGTGGACCCCTGGAGAACCGGATGCGCTTTCCCCTGGAAGTGGTGGATGCGGTAGTGGAAGCGGTGGGAGAAGACTATCCAGTGGGGTATCGCTTCTTGGCCGACGAAGGGTTGCCCGAGGGGCTTCATCCGGAACAGACCGCCATTTTTGCAACTGAGCTGGAAAATCGGCGTATTGCCTATCTTTCGGTCATGGCTGGCATATACGATGCCTTTTCGCTGCCGGAGTATCGGCAACGGGAAAAGGAGGAGGCCTACATGGCCCATTTTGCGGCCGAGATTAAGAAGGCCGTCTCCGGGACGCCGGTTGTCACGGCAGGACGCATACAGAGCCCGGAGATCGCGGAGAGGATTCTCAAAGAAGGCACGGCAGACCTGATCGGCCTGGCCCGCGTGCTTTTTGCCGACCCCCTCTGGCCCCAAAAGGCCCAAGGGGTGGTCCCGGGTCCCATTGTCGCCTGTGAGCCCACTTGTTCGCTTTGTATGCAAAGGACTATGAAGGGCAAACCCGCCTTCTGCTCCCAGTGGGACAAGAAGCGCCGGGAGGCCTTCCTGGAAAGGGTGGGTGAAGGATCAGGGGGGAAAATATCAGGTCAAATGGCTCCATGA
- a CDS encoding conserved hypothetical protein (Evidence 4 : Unknown function but conserved in other organisms) → MEMGKQTSMKIIASLTILFLPSLCFGADVGVKSIQLIAGYVVSPVIKTHRPDLNYVMTNVRFDWMRFGSGFRMIGEITYSETTTGASGYLVGGTLLLRHDFARRGNLIPYAQVGAGVLYTDLYKDYSQNLIGNEIEFNPQGSLGFRYVTSTNLSLDAEIMFHHVSNAGLGDRNTGVNGAGFLVGLTYNWE, encoded by the coding sequence ATGGAAATGGGGAAGCAGACCTCTATGAAGATAATTGCTTCATTAACGATTCTCTTTCTCCCATCCCTCTGTTTTGGCGCAGATGTTGGTGTGAAATCAATCCAACTGATTGCAGGTTATGTAGTCTCTCCCGTTATCAAGACCCACCGGCCTGACTTGAATTATGTCATGACAAATGTCCGTTTTGACTGGATGAGATTTGGCAGCGGTTTTCGGATGATAGGCGAAATAACCTATTCGGAAACCACCACCGGAGCCAGCGGCTATTTAGTGGGCGGCACCTTGCTTTTGCGACATGATTTTGCGCGGAGAGGAAACCTAATCCCTTATGCCCAGGTAGGGGCCGGGGTTTTATATACCGATCTATACAAGGACTACTCGCAAAACCTTATTGGAAATGAAATTGAATTCAATCCGCAAGGTAGTCTCGGTTTTCGTTACGTAACAAGCACGAATTTATCACTCGATGCTGAAATTATGTTCCACCATGTTTCCAATGCAGGGCTTGGAGACAGAAACACTGGGGTGAATGGAGCGGGTTTTTTGGTGGGGTTGACTTATAATTGGGAGTAG
- a CDS encoding conserved hypothetical protein (Evidence 4 : Unknown function but conserved in other organisms) — protein sequence MDEQHSMARLVRELRELTGLTQEKFAAKLGVTFPTINRWENDRAKPSPLALEKIESLLRSLGDKGEALHKTYFGKEA from the coding sequence TTGGACGAGCAACACAGCATGGCGAGGCTGGTCCGTGAGCTTCGGGAACTTACCGGTCTGACTCAGGAAAAGTTCGCGGCCAAGCTCGGGGTAACCTTTCCCACGATCAACCGCTGGGAGAACGACCGCGCCAAGCCGTCACCTCTGGCGCTGGAGAAGATCGAGAGCCTGTTGCGCAGCCTGGGGGACAAGGGCGAGGCCCTGCATAAAACGTATTTTGGGAAGGAAGCTTGA
- a CDS encoding hypothetical protein (Evidence 5 : Unknown function), which yields MSRNKIQDLDLFPIAFLNCEKPYFRIETTYRRDGESVGRWQNFFLCLLLWPLLTGCRQDVSAGISNCDVGREFQ from the coding sequence TTGTCCCGGAACAAAATTCAGGATCTGGATCTGTTTCCAATCGCGTTTCTGAACTGCGAAAAACCCTATTTCCGGATAGAAACTACTTACCGGAGAGACGGAGAAAGTGTCGGGCGGTGGCAGAATTTTTTTTTGTGCTTGCTCCTGTGGCCGTTACTTACCGGGTGTCGGCAGGATGTGTCGGCGGGGATTTCAAATTGCGATGTCGGACGAGAATTTCAGTAA
- a CDS encoding hypothetical protein (Evidence 5 : Unknown function), with protein sequence MGTRGSRYGEIYRKRVEEVTLLDHNLRFQEKLIPIEVCKDLFDNFFRIEVSALRQHISASVFRALLFL encoded by the coding sequence ATGGGCACAAGGGGTTCAAGGTATGGAGAAATATATCGAAAGCGAGTCGAGGAAGTGACGCTACTGGATCACAACCTAAGATTCCAGGAAAAGTTGATTCCCATAGAAGTTTGCAAAGACTTGTTTGATAATTTTTTCCGGATTGAAGTCAGCGCTCTTCGTCAGCATATCAGCGCATCAGTGTTCCGGGCGTTGTTGTTTCTATAG
- a CDS encoding conserved hypothetical protein (Evidence 4 : Unknown function but conserved in other organisms) has protein sequence MDINDLFDGIMKSINQFADEIAEQRLQEKMQDTGRGSENGGKNAENFQVK, from the coding sequence ATGGACATCAACGACCTGTTTGACGGAATCATGAAGAGTATCAACCAGTTTGCCGACGAGATCGCCGAACAGCGGTTGCAGGAAAAAATGCAGGACACCGGACGAGGTTCGGAGAATGGGGGTAAGAATGCGGAGAATTTTCAGGTGAAATAG
- a CDS encoding conserved hypothetical protein (Evidence 4 : Unknown function but conserved in other organisms) yields MESKIAQALNLKYHPVAILWSDDRPEKAMGFKQGKWGCVMWMLAAAAKGRTAAFDKSTYGCWGGGVGLGFGNQYLYFPGGIECFYPFLSTGNENRDTGRAMAKKLESAAGKDFLEEFRHGEGYIKTPELVKRFIDTMPIMEVPKKYVVFKPLSDLDPGKEQPQVIVFLADPDQLSALVVLANYGREGNENVIIPFAAGCQQIGIFAYREARSERPRGVIGLTDLSARKNLKKQLDRNLLSFAVPWRMFEEMEDNVEGSFLQKETWRSLQEPGIAGK; encoded by the coding sequence ATGGAAAGCAAGATAGCCCAGGCGCTTAACTTAAAATACCATCCTGTGGCCATCCTCTGGAGTGATGATAGACCCGAGAAGGCCATGGGCTTTAAACAAGGCAAATGGGGCTGTGTCATGTGGATGCTGGCGGCTGCGGCAAAAGGGAGAACCGCGGCCTTTGATAAGAGTACCTACGGCTGCTGGGGCGGTGGCGTGGGGCTGGGATTCGGGAACCAGTATCTCTATTTCCCCGGCGGTATTGAATGCTTCTATCCTTTCCTGTCCACAGGAAACGAGAATCGGGATACGGGCCGGGCCATGGCCAAAAAACTGGAGTCTGCTGCAGGCAAGGATTTCTTGGAGGAATTTCGCCACGGTGAAGGGTATATAAAAACTCCGGAACTGGTGAAGCGGTTCATTGATACCATGCCCATCATGGAGGTCCCCAAAAAATATGTGGTCTTTAAACCCTTAAGCGATCTCGATCCGGGTAAGGAACAGCCCCAGGTAATAGTCTTCCTGGCCGACCCGGACCAACTCTCCGCCCTCGTGGTCCTGGCCAATTACGGAAGAGAGGGCAACGAGAACGTGATCATCCCCTTTGCCGCCGGGTGCCAGCAAATAGGGATCTTTGCCTACCGGGAAGCACGGTCTGAGCGTCCCCGGGGGGTCATCGGCCTCACAGACCTCTCTGCAAGGAAGAATCTCAAAAAACAGCTTGACAGGAATCTGCTCTCCTTTGCCGTTCCTTGGCGGATGTTTGAGGAGATGGAAGACAATGTCGAGGGGAGTTTTTTGCAGAAAGAGACCTGGAGATCCCTCCAGGAACCAGGCATTGCCGGTAAGTAG
- a CDS encoding transposase, with protein MRKKYQQQMPLMDSGVNHPHAEDYERISAILDDLSIINEMVLQDLTRGIKNRSKGAEGMSAEQVLRAAIIKQTEGFSYEELAFHLVDSRTYRNFCRIGITQKGFKKTALCSNIKSISDSTMENINKLIVAYAVDKKVEPGKHSRIDCTVVETNIHKPLDSSLLWDCVRVLTNKLVLINSRLDDVNLQFSDHCKRAKRRMLAILNAKKNKIRKEKYKDLLIVTEKTIGYAHSAVSILDSSVFTDPLQATIAQGINEEIKRLIPLAERVISQTRRRVINNEKVPASEKIVSIFEPHTDIIIKDRRDTLFGHKICVSGGPSNLITDCLIVKGNPADTNLTVEMLDRHEQIYGRYPQKVSLDGGFASKSNLQEAKSRGIKDVCFAKKRGLKETDMCKSTWVYNKLRRFRAGIEAGISWLKRCFGLSRCTWKSLRSFKSYVWTSILAANLFTIARSETAT; from the coding sequence ATGCGCAAAAAATATCAGCAGCAGATGCCCTTGATGGATTCCGGCGTTAACCATCCGCATGCCGAAGATTACGAGCGGATAAGTGCCATCCTTGATGATCTTTCTATTATAAACGAGATGGTTTTGCAAGACCTTACTCGTGGAATCAAAAATCGTAGTAAGGGAGCCGAAGGCATGAGCGCAGAGCAAGTCCTGCGTGCCGCGATCATCAAGCAAACCGAAGGCTTCAGCTATGAAGAACTTGCGTTTCATCTTGTCGACTCCAGAACCTATCGTAATTTCTGCAGAATTGGCATAACTCAGAAAGGATTTAAAAAGACAGCTCTTTGTAGCAATATCAAATCCATTTCAGATTCCACGATGGAGAACATAAACAAGCTCATAGTGGCATATGCTGTTGACAAAAAAGTCGAACCAGGAAAACACTCACGCATTGACTGCACCGTTGTAGAAACAAATATCCACAAACCACTTGATTCATCTCTTTTATGGGATTGTGTTCGTGTCCTTACAAATAAATTGGTTCTTATTAATAGTAGACTTGATGATGTTAATTTGCAATTCTCCGATCATTGTAAAAGAGCCAAACGAAGAATGCTTGCCATATTGAATGCCAAGAAGAATAAAATCCGAAAAGAAAAATATAAAGATCTCCTTATAGTAACCGAAAAGACAATTGGCTATGCACATAGCGCCGTGTCAATTTTAGACTCCAGTGTGTTCACCGACCCGTTACAAGCGACCATAGCACAAGGTATTAACGAAGAAATAAAACGACTTATCCCACTGGCTGAAAGGGTCATAAGCCAAACTCGGCGGCGGGTGATCAATAATGAAAAAGTACCAGCTTCAGAGAAGATCGTTTCCATCTTTGAACCTCATACAGATATCATCATCAAAGACCGGCGGGATACATTGTTCGGCCATAAAATATGTGTGAGTGGCGGACCATCTAATCTGATTACTGACTGCTTGATCGTTAAAGGTAATCCAGCTGATACAAATTTAACCGTTGAAATGTTGGACCGCCATGAGCAGATCTATGGCCGTTACCCGCAAAAAGTTTCCTTGGATGGCGGTTTTGCTTCGAAAAGCAACCTTCAGGAAGCAAAATCGAGGGGCATCAAGGATGTCTGCTTCGCCAAGAAACGCGGCCTAAAAGAAACGGATATGTGTAAAAGCACATGGGTTTACAATAAGCTCCGTCGTTTCCGTGCAGGTATCGAGGCTGGCATCTCCTGGCTTAAACGATGCTTTGGATTGTCACGCTGCACATGGAAGTCTCTTAGGTCTTTCAAGAGTTACGTATGGACATCGATTTTGGCAGCAAATTTATTCACCATTGCCAGAAGCGAAACAGCCACTTAA
- a CDS encoding RND efflux system, outer membrane lipoprotein, NodT family, with product MRNMTIPNTEKRNLRARLMRLMPWLLVLISLLAGGCAMVGPDYEKVGPEVGGKWTAQMEKGLEAARPDRDVLAEWWKVLDDPVLTALEEKAVQGNLDLRTSLSRLRQARLIRGISESGLYPTLNASSVVQEQRGSESLQAGVGGKEKEYYLAQFDSSWELDLFGGIRRSVEAAQAELEAGRADVRDVLVSLMAEVAVNYIEVRTYQQRLDITWANIRTQEKTYELNKSRYEAGLIDELAEQQSLRNLETTRSQIPRLKSGLRAAKNRLAVLLGQEPGSIDKLLAAEKEIPQVPPRVAVGIPAEAMRRRPDIRRAERQLAAQTARIGVATAELYPKFRLLGTIGLEALQSNFLDAQSRFWGIGPGVSWNIFQGGALRLNIDLQTERQKETLLFYKSTVLQALQEVENTLTAYAKEQLREESLEKAVAAARRTEFLARDRYNTGLTDFFNVLDAQRALLELEDQLTLSRAEVASNLARLYKALGGGWEYYGNILGQTQQPEAIGNVQKMGMVKNIKGE from the coding sequence ATGCGGAATATGACCATACCAAACACAGAAAAGCGGAACCTGCGAGCGAGACTCATGCGGTTGATGCCCTGGCTGCTCGTGCTTATTTCTTTGCTCGCGGGCGGCTGCGCCATGGTGGGGCCGGATTATGAAAAGGTCGGGCCCGAGGTTGGCGGGAAATGGACCGCCCAAATGGAGAAGGGCCTGGAGGCCGCCAGGCCGGACAGGGACGTTCTGGCCGAGTGGTGGAAGGTGTTGGATGACCCGGTGCTCACTGCATTGGAAGAAAAAGCGGTTCAGGGGAATCTGGACCTGCGGACCTCCCTTTCCCGTCTTCGGCAGGCAAGACTCATAAGAGGCATCAGCGAGTCCGGCCTCTATCCCACGCTGAATGCCTCGAGTGTGGTTCAGGAACAACGAGGCAGCGAGTCCCTGCAGGCGGGAGTTGGCGGAAAGGAAAAGGAGTACTACCTGGCCCAGTTTGATTCCTCCTGGGAACTGGACCTGTTCGGCGGGATCAGGCGCTCGGTTGAGGCCGCCCAGGCCGAGCTTGAGGCCGGCCGGGCCGATGTAAGGGATGTCCTGGTCAGCCTGATGGCGGAAGTAGCTGTAAATTACATAGAGGTACGGACCTATCAGCAAAGATTGGATATCACCTGGGCCAACATAAGGACCCAGGAAAAGACATATGAATTGAATAAGTCCAGATATGAGGCCGGTCTGATTGACGAGTTGGCCGAGCAGCAGTCCCTTCGGAACCTGGAGACCACTCGCTCCCAGATTCCCAGGTTGAAAAGCGGCCTGCGGGCGGCCAAGAACCGCCTGGCCGTTCTTTTAGGCCAGGAGCCCGGTTCGATAGATAAACTGCTTGCCGCGGAAAAAGAAATCCCCCAGGTTCCCCCCAGGGTGGCCGTGGGGATCCCGGCCGAGGCCATGCGCCGGCGGCCGGATATCCGCAGGGCTGAAAGGCAACTTGCGGCCCAGACCGCCAGGATCGGAGTGGCCACGGCTGAGCTCTATCCCAAGTTCCGTTTATTGGGCACCATCGGGCTGGAGGCTCTTCAGAGCAATTTCCTTGACGCCCAGAGCCGGTTCTGGGGCATAGGACCCGGCGTGTCCTGGAATATCTTCCAGGGCGGCGCCCTTCGGCTGAATATTGACCTGCAAACGGAAAGACAAAAAGAGACCCTGCTTTTCTATAAGTCCACAGTATTGCAGGCCCTGCAGGAAGTAGAAAACACGCTGACCGCCTATGCCAAGGAGCAGCTACGGGAAGAATCCCTGGAAAAGGCGGTTGCCGCCGCCAGGCGGACCGAATTTCTGGCAAGAGACCGCTACAATACAGGGCTGACGGATTTTTTCAACGTCCTGGATGCCCAGAGAGCCCTGCTTGAACTGGAGGATCAGTTAACCTTGTCCAGGGCGGAAGTGGCCTCGAATCTGGCCCGCCTTTACAAAGCCCTGGGCGGTGGCTGGGAGTATTACGGAAATATTTTAGGGCAGACGCAACAGCCCGAGGCGATAGGGAACGTACAAAAAATGGGAATGGTGAAAAATATCAAAGGTGAATGA
- a CDS encoding putative metallo-hydrolase YqjP (Evidence 3 : Putative function from multiple computational evidences): protein MAAIHRIEIPIPFPIASVNLYFIEDSVPTVIDAGFYSKDSLRRVGLALEELGYRLSDIKRILLTHGHLDHAGLAGKISGISGAEVFIHPLDRDKSIWDRQANPAEKMEGFFRFLKEAGLPEALIGAMSDQMSECITRFFPGRFDVKYLRGGESFAFVEFSLEVLPTPGHTPGSVCFFDPQEGRLFSGDHLLEKITPNPLVEIENQDPLKRGYKSLSSYLNSLEVIRDLDVALVLPGHGPSFSNHQKRIDTITSQHRMRRKEVLNALTAHDERASSLHGMTLYAISRQLFPGLKNWDVFLGLSETRAHLEMLEEEGLVRSHQVKGLQLYRLGQAE from the coding sequence ATGGCCGCTATACACAGAATCGAAATCCCGATCCCCTTTCCCATAGCCTCGGTTAACCTCTATTTCATTGAGGACTCGGTCCCCACCGTGATCGACGCCGGTTTCTATTCGAAGGATTCTTTGAGACGGGTGGGCCTTGCCCTTGAAGAGCTGGGATACCGGCTCTCCGACATCAAGCGAATCCTGCTTACCCATGGCCACCTGGATCATGCAGGACTTGCCGGGAAGATATCCGGGATAAGCGGTGCAGAGGTCTTTATTCATCCTTTAGACAGGGATAAATCGATCTGGGATCGGCAGGCGAATCCCGCAGAAAAAATGGAAGGCTTTTTCCGGTTCTTGAAAGAGGCAGGTTTGCCGGAGGCCCTGATAGGCGCTATGTCTGATCAGATGAGCGAATGTATTACGAGATTCTTCCCTGGCCGCTTTGACGTCAAATATCTCCGGGGCGGGGAGAGTTTTGCCTTTGTTGAGTTTTCTCTGGAAGTGCTCCCTACCCCTGGACATACCCCGGGATCGGTCTGTTTTTTTGATCCCCAGGAGGGGAGGCTCTTCTCTGGAGACCACCTTTTAGAAAAGATCACTCCCAACCCCTTGGTCGAAATAGAGAATCAGGATCCTCTAAAGAGGGGTTATAAGAGCCTTTCCTCTTATCTAAACTCATTGGAGGTCATAAGGGATCTGGATGTGGCATTGGTCCTGCCGGGACACGGCCCCTCATTTTCGAATCATCAAAAACGAATCGATACGATAACAAGCCAGCACCGTATGCGCAGGAAAGAAGTCCTTAATGCTCTAACTGCCCATGATGAAAGGGCATCCAGCCTGCACGGCATGACCCTTTATGCGATCAGCCGGCAACTATTTCCGGGCCTTAAAAACTGGGATGTTTTTCTGGGTCTTTCGGAGACCCGCGCGCACCTTGAAATGCTGGAAGAGGAGGGGTTGGTCAGGTCTCATCAGGTAAAAGGGCTGCAATTGTATCGCCTGGGCCAGGCTGAATGA